In Mytilus galloprovincialis chromosome 1, xbMytGall1.hap1.1, whole genome shotgun sequence, the following are encoded in one genomic region:
- the LOC143051177 gene encoding BTB/POZ domain-containing protein 6-like, translating into MASSEEDWQSSRCLVECNRYMLENNIGCDVTFLVGEDKTKVLAHKHILISRSCVFFAMFNGPLAEKGQEIALPDIEHSVFRILLQYLYCEDTDIKPDLVLQLLYAAKKYSIQSLVKVCVKYLELDRSAENICTIFEQSYIFDEQDLQEKCLAYIRIHAPDVLHSNDFLELSPHCLELVLQDDLLRVDEQTILSCVLKWASNKCTKKEKEVSSENQRAELGHLLYLIRFPLMGKEYFTDVISEMDILSDKEKVELFKFFYQKGSKITTFITHERSEKIDELEARDSEDTRPIQTCIRYHSVYEDGSWYCGGEPDAVAFTTNRPIILHGVLVYGSYIGEGVYDITCSLYDTVDHEVATRRTRLKTSESQHTYPVLLEHPVTITNSKKHTVVVKLTNAEGLDTYQGKGGTTSVNCGTVRFSFSKSKYSRNGTDTKIGQIPGLLFTCGEDEDSDV; encoded by the exons ATGGCTTCTTCTGAAGAAGATTGGCAGTCATCGCGATGTTTGGTGGAATGTAATAGATATATGTTAGAAAACAACATTGGATGTGACGTCACGTTTTTAGTTGGTGAAGACAAGACTAAAGTTTTAGCACATAAACATATATTGATCAGCAGAAGCTGTGTATTCTTTGCAATGTTTAACGGCCCACTTGCAGAAAAAGGTCAAGAAATAGCGCTTCCAGACATCGAACATAGTGTCTTCAGAATACTATTGCA GTACCTGTATTGTGAGGATACCGACATCAAACCAGATTTAGTTCTCCAGCTGTTGTATGCTGCTAAAAAGTACTCAATCCAGTCACTAGTTAAAGTGTGCGTGAAATATTTGGAGTTGGACAGATCAGCTGAGAATATATGTACCATCTTCGAACAATCTTATATCTTTGATGAACAAGATTTACAAGAGAAATGTTTGGCATATATAAGAATTCATGCACCAGACGTTTTGCACTCCAATGACTTCCTCGAGCTTAGCCCTCATTGTTTAGAACTGGTACTACAGGACGACTTGTTACGAGTTGACGaacaaacaattttgtcatgtgtgcTGAAATGGGCTTCAAACAAATGTACCAAGAAGGAGAAGGAAGTAAGCTCTGAAAATCAGCGCGCCGAGCTAGGTCACCTTTTGTATTTAATAAGATTTCCGCTCATGGGAAAAGAGTATTTTACAGATGTAATTTCAGAAATGGATATTTTGTCAGACAAAGAGAAGGTTGAATTGTTCAAATTCTTTTATCAAAAGGGGAGcaaaataactacatttataacaCATGAACGTAGTGAAAAAATAGACGAACTTGAGGCCAGAGATTCGGAAGACACCCGTCCTATTCAAACATGTATCCGGTACCATTCTGTATACGAAGATGGCTCTTGGTATTGTGGTGGAGAACCTGATGCTGTTGCCTTCACAACAAACCGTCCTATTATTTTACACGGTGTTCTTGTCTACGGCTCCTACATTGGCGAGGGTGTATACGATATCACATGCTCCTTGTACGACACTGTGGACCACGAGGTTGCAACGCGGCGAACACGATTGAAAACTAGCGAATCTCAACATACATACCCTGTATTGCTAGAACATCCGGTCACTATCACAAACAGCAAGAAACATACTGTTGTCGTGAAACTGACGAATGCAGAAGGACTCGACACTTACCAAGGCAAAGGAGGGACAACAAGTGTTAACTGCGGGACAGTTCGTTTCTCTTTTAGCAAATCAAAATACAGTAGAAATGGAACTGATACCAAGATCGGACAGATACCCGGATTGTTATTCACATGCGGTGAGGACGAGGATTCTGATGTTTGA